A window from Synechococcus sp. RSCCF101 encodes these proteins:
- a CDS encoding LysM peptidoglycan-binding domain-containing protein, translated as MLRTLGGTASALLAPVLLLGALPPMPAAQVTVQPGDTLSEIAERHGVSMRRLMQLNGLSDPAHIEAGQSLQLSPTGDGGSTAGSGRHTVQPGETLSEIAERYNVSAAQLAALNDLDDDDYVQAGERLRLPAGVRSQPAPLKVDPSAAEHVVGRGQTLSRIAEAYDLPLSRLMALNGIEDADRVQVGQRLNLRQPASAAPPAPAPAHSPAAVAPTPAPVAAAPAPAAAPAPQPAPETVVAAVQPERAAAAEPVPATAEGMANAPDWRTYGPLRVDWANWLPMDGSHVAPTLNGDDQPLYLAVNCGAKRLNATGATGAWKTWETPRSDFERQLLSDLCREKGG; from the coding sequence ATGCTGCGCACCCTCGGTGGCACGGCCAGCGCACTGCTCGCTCCCGTCCTGCTGCTGGGCGCACTGCCTCCGATGCCGGCCGCCCAGGTGACGGTGCAACCGGGAGACACCCTCTCGGAGATCGCCGAGCGGCACGGGGTGTCGATGCGCCGGCTGATGCAGCTCAACGGCCTGAGTGATCCGGCCCACATCGAGGCGGGCCAGAGCCTGCAGCTCAGCCCGACAGGCGACGGCGGCAGCACCGCCGGCAGCGGCCGCCACACCGTGCAACCCGGGGAGACCCTCTCGGAGATCGCCGAGCGCTACAACGTGAGCGCAGCTCAGCTGGCCGCCCTCAACGACCTCGACGACGACGATTACGTCCAGGCCGGCGAACGCCTGCGGCTGCCGGCGGGCGTTCGCAGCCAACCCGCTCCGCTGAAGGTGGACCCCTCTGCCGCAGAGCATGTGGTGGGCCGCGGCCAGACCCTCTCCCGGATCGCTGAGGCCTACGACCTGCCCCTCAGCCGCCTGATGGCGCTCAACGGCATCGAGGATGCCGACCGGGTGCAGGTGGGGCAGCGCCTGAACCTCCGCCAGCCGGCCTCGGCGGCGCCCCCCGCACCGGCACCCGCCCATTCACCAGCAGCGGTCGCTCCCACACCCGCACCAGTAGCAGCAGCCCCCGCTCCGGCGGCAGCTCCCGCTCCGCAGCCGGCCCCTGAAACCGTGGTCGCCGCGGTACAGCCCGAGCGCGCGGCCGCCGCGGAACCCGTACCAGCCACGGCGGAGGGCATGGCCAACGCCCCCGACTGGCGCACCTACGGCCCGCTCCGGGTGGACTGGGCCAACTGGCTGCCGATGGATGGCAGCCACGTGGCGCCGACGCTGAACGGCGACGATCAGCCCCTCTACCTGGCGGTGAACTGCGGAGCGAAGCGGCTCAACGCCACCGGAGCCACCGGAGCCTGGAAGACCTGGGAGACCCCCCGCAGCGACTTCGAGCG